From Synoicihabitans lomoniglobus, the proteins below share one genomic window:
- a CDS encoding nucleotidyltransferase domain-containing protein gives MNSEPQRPSAGTQVVVQQESVGSNGRAIHPVGAVGIIVRTPVGTETGYAVRFHDGFEVTLPREGFEILKHFKDHLPSSASAEEVFDLESLVVFSCVVGSRAYGLDTEESDTDVRGVYVAPAEMLWSLFGAPEQFEDGEAQSCHWELQKFLTMALKANPNILECLYSPLVEKVTPVGEALLALRERFLSRVVFQTFNGYALSQFKKLEQDLRNQGSIRWKHAMHLLRLLLTGAATLREGRVPVRVEAHRERLLAVKRGELAWSKVDDWRKELHREFEAALASTRLPPRPDYEAVNHFLIETRRDQARNGQTLIG, from the coding sequence ATGAACTCCGAACCTCAACGTCCATCAGCAGGCACCCAGGTGGTCGTCCAGCAGGAATCTGTGGGCAGCAATGGCCGTGCGATTCACCCGGTGGGGGCGGTGGGTATCATCGTGCGGACACCGGTGGGAACAGAGACCGGCTATGCGGTTCGATTTCATGACGGGTTCGAAGTCACCTTGCCCCGTGAGGGCTTCGAGATTCTCAAACACTTCAAGGATCACTTGCCGTCGTCTGCGTCGGCAGAGGAAGTCTTTGATCTGGAATCGCTGGTTGTTTTCTCCTGCGTGGTGGGCTCGCGTGCCTACGGCTTGGATACAGAAGAATCCGACACCGATGTGCGCGGGGTCTATGTTGCGCCGGCGGAGATGCTCTGGTCTTTGTTTGGCGCGCCCGAGCAGTTTGAGGACGGTGAGGCGCAGTCCTGCCATTGGGAATTGCAGAAGTTTCTGACGATGGCGCTCAAGGCGAATCCCAACATCCTGGAGTGTCTCTACTCGCCGCTGGTCGAGAAGGTGACGCCGGTAGGGGAGGCGTTGCTGGCGTTGCGCGAGCGTTTTCTGTCGCGCGTGGTTTTTCAGACCTTCAACGGCTACGCGCTCAGTCAGTTCAAAAAGCTGGAGCAGGACTTGCGCAATCAGGGGAGCATTCGCTGGAAGCACGCGATGCATCTGCTGCGGTTGTTACTCACCGGGGCAGCGACGTTGCGCGAGGGGCGGGTTCCCGTGCGGGTGGAGGCCCATCGTGAGCGTCTGTTGGCGGTCAAGCGCGGTGAATTGGCGTGGTCGAAGGTGGATGATTGGCGGAAGGAACTGCACCGGGAGTTCGAAGCGGCTCTCGCGTCAACCCGCCTACCGCCACGGCCGGACTATGAAGCGGTGAATCATTTCCTGATCGAGACGCGTCGTGATCAGGCGCGTAACGGCCAGACACTCATCGGATGA
- a CDS encoding HD domain-containing protein: protein MRALQYVERVAWDRLWGRWGVAANTDVWFARITAAYGEPRRHYHNLQHVDACLEQAEALQETASDIDAVRAALWFHDVVYDPKSHTNEQDSALLFQEFAQAVGLGADRVCEVQRLIELTAGHVVAVNDRNGAVMADADLAVLGASAEAYRDYADAIRSEYAFVEESNYARGRREVLERFLERSVIYQTSWMRDRYEQQARLNLRSEIEKLSLLP, encoded by the coding sequence ATGAGGGCACTGCAATATGTGGAGCGTGTGGCCTGGGATCGTCTTTGGGGCCGCTGGGGCGTGGCCGCCAACACAGATGTTTGGTTTGCCCGGATCACAGCCGCTTACGGAGAGCCACGGCGTCACTATCACAACCTGCAGCATGTTGACGCTTGTCTGGAGCAGGCGGAGGCGTTGCAGGAAACGGCCTCCGATATCGACGCCGTGCGGGCGGCGTTGTGGTTTCATGATGTTGTCTACGATCCTAAGTCGCACACCAACGAACAGGATAGTGCGCTGCTCTTTCAGGAGTTTGCGCAGGCGGTGGGTTTGGGGGCCGACCGGGTGTGCGAGGTGCAGCGCTTGATTGAGCTTACCGCCGGGCATGTCGTTGCGGTGAATGATCGAAATGGCGCGGTGATGGCTGATGCAGATTTGGCCGTGCTGGGTGCGTCGGCGGAAGCCTATCGCGACTATGCGGACGCAATCAGGTCGGAGTATGCGTTTGTAGAGGAAAGCAACTATGCCCGTGGGCGTCGTGAGGTGCTTGAACGTTTCCTGGAGCGGTCCGTTATCTACCAAACCTCGTGGATGCGGGACCGTTATGAGCAGCAAGCCAGACTCAATCTTCGCTCCGAAATCGAGAAACTCTCCCTTTTGCCATGA
- a CDS encoding nucleotidyltransferase domain-containing protein, translating to MTLDPRLQQIADAQPYPLVFATISGAHLYGFPSPDSDFDLRGAHVLPLPKVVGLTLSDETVEDSRVIDGLEMDIVSHDVRKFFGLLLKKNGYVLEQVLSPLVVRTSAAHEELRAIADDCVTRHHAHHYLGFSETQWKLWQKESPRRIKPLLYVYRVLLTGIWLMRTGEVQANVTVLNREFRLPQIDDLVARKTAGAEQQTIEDQDMAVHERAYGSLSSQLEEARDSSKLRERPSEATFAQLDDLLVRLRTSSGKGT from the coding sequence ATGACGCTTGATCCCAGACTACAACAGATTGCCGATGCGCAACCTTACCCGCTGGTGTTTGCGACCATCAGTGGCGCGCACCTGTATGGCTTTCCGTCACCGGACTCGGACTTCGATCTGCGGGGAGCGCACGTGCTGCCGCTGCCGAAGGTGGTGGGGCTCACTTTGAGCGACGAGACGGTAGAGGACTCGCGCGTGATTGACGGCCTGGAGATGGACATTGTCAGCCACGATGTGCGGAAGTTTTTTGGCCTGCTGCTCAAGAAAAACGGGTATGTGCTGGAGCAAGTGCTGTCGCCGTTGGTGGTGCGCACCAGTGCAGCGCATGAGGAGCTGCGAGCCATTGCGGATGATTGTGTGACGCGGCATCACGCCCATCACTACCTGGGCTTCTCCGAAACGCAGTGGAAGCTGTGGCAGAAGGAGTCGCCGCGGCGTATCAAGCCGTTGCTTTATGTGTATCGCGTCCTGCTCACGGGCATCTGGCTCATGCGCACCGGAGAGGTGCAGGCCAACGTCACGGTGTTGAACCGTGAGTTTCGACTCCCCCAGATCGATGACTTGGTGGCACGCAAGACCGCGGGCGCTGAACAGCAGACCATCGAAGATCAGGACATGGCCGTGCACGAACGCGCCTACGGTTCTTTGAGTAGTCAATTGGAGGAGGCACGAGACTCAAGTAAGCTGCGCGAACGACCCTCCGAGGCGACGTTCGCGCAGCTCGACGACCTGTTGGTGCGATTGCGAACGAGCTCGGGGAAAGGAACGTGA
- a CDS encoding ATP-grasp domain-containing protein, with protein MPTLILSPRQTEDAQLLWRAAIRAGWAIERAFGWKSPAKPEDDFTIYGEPVFVQAIAESCDVKVVVPTDDWLATLPLRWSGRNVKLMSLEDARLIGVSRFIKPCSDKEFAAGLYGKGRSLPDEQLLPNDLPVLVQEPVSWETEFRCFVVNRQVKTCSVYARGGELAQAEDGAWPASEQEVTQAVRICEAVCADADVALPVAVVVDVGLIAGRGWAVVECNAVTSSGIYGCDPAKVLEVLKHGLAL; from the coding sequence ATGCCTACGTTGATTCTTAGCCCACGCCAAACCGAGGATGCCCAACTCTTGTGGCGGGCTGCGATTCGTGCGGGTTGGGCGATTGAACGCGCGTTCGGCTGGAAGTCCCCCGCGAAACCGGAAGATGATTTCACAATATACGGGGAACCTGTTTTCGTTCAGGCGATCGCCGAGAGTTGTGACGTGAAGGTGGTGGTGCCGACAGATGACTGGTTGGCCACATTACCTCTGCGATGGTCGGGCCGAAACGTGAAACTGATGTCGTTGGAGGATGCTCGTTTGATTGGCGTATCCCGTTTCATCAAGCCCTGTTCGGATAAGGAGTTCGCTGCGGGATTGTATGGCAAAGGTAGGTCGTTGCCCGATGAGCAATTGTTGCCGAACGACCTTCCCGTCTTGGTGCAGGAACCGGTTTCATGGGAGACAGAGTTTCGTTGTTTCGTCGTCAATCGTCAGGTGAAAACCTGTTCGGTTTACGCGCGCGGTGGAGAGCTGGCCCAGGCAGAGGATGGTGCGTGGCCTGCCTCGGAACAGGAAGTGACTCAGGCCGTCAGGATATGCGAAGCGGTTTGTGCGGATGCTGACGTGGCGCTTCCCGTCGCGGTGGTGGTCGACGTCGGACTGATTGCAGGTCGCGGCTGGGCTGTCGTTGAGTGTAACGCCGTCACATCCTCCGGAATCTACGGCTGCGACCCGGCGAAGGTCCTGGAGGTATTGAAGCACGGACTGGCATTATAG
- a CDS encoding HD domain-containing protein, translating to MPLPDRAAAHALLERQVQDPYQRHHALMVGTALVGYARHFGEDEHLWYLTGLLHDLDYEQFPETHPTESLKWFAEWGYPEELIHAVEAHAYGYNNYKTLPRTRLAAALLACDELCGIFYAYRKLNPVPYGQMKAKSLRKKFKEPSFAAKVDRSVIELGCEHLAIPIPDHIANLITFLAPLE from the coding sequence ATGCCCCTGCCCGACCGCGCCGCCGCCCACGCTCTGCTCGAACGCCAGGTCCAGGACCCCTACCAGCGCCACCACGCGCTCATGGTCGGCACCGCCCTCGTCGGCTACGCCCGCCACTTCGGCGAGGACGAACACCTTTGGTATCTCACCGGCCTGCTCCACGACCTGGACTATGAGCAATTCCCGGAAACGCACCCCACGGAATCGCTCAAATGGTTCGCCGAATGGGGCTACCCCGAGGAGCTCATCCACGCCGTCGAAGCCCACGCGTATGGCTACAACAACTACAAGACGCTGCCCCGCACCCGCCTCGCCGCAGCGCTGCTCGCCTGCGATGAACTCTGTGGCATCTTCTACGCCTACCGAAAGCTGAATCCCGTGCCCTACGGCCAGATGAAGGCCAAATCCCTCCGCAAGAAGTTCAAAGAGCCCAGCTTCGCCGCCAAAGTGGATCGAAGCGTCATAGAACTAGGCTGCGAACACCTCGCCATCCCCATCCCCGACCACATTGCAAACCTGATCACTTTCCTGGCACCACTGGAGTGA
- a CDS encoding DUF5597 domain-containing protein, with the protein MAHLKIIPFCLALLAPLALTAAETPHLAAQGDATQLIVDGQPFIMRGGELGNSVAGGLDPLSATWDKLVDLNLNTVVAPVYWDRSEPQEGVFDWTLMDGLIAQAREHDMRLVLLWFGAWKNSMSCYAPNWVKLDTERFPRSRDREGRAVEILSPFSANVLAADRAAYVAFMRHLREIDSDHHTVIMVQIENEIGMIPSARDHAALAQAAWNAPVPAALTTSLAAQEKAGLLVPEFAQLWSTHGRRMSGSWTEVFGPEPASAEIFMAWAFAAYTQELATAGRAEIDLPVLVNAALIRTLYEPGQYPSAGPLPHLINVWRAAAPAIDIYSPDIYFPEFAHWTGLYHRVGNPLLVPEALRNTDASVNALYAVGQHDGLGFSPFGIESISGHAQRLLRDSYDAIRQLTPLLTAHQGRGTMRGLLPPTPAEQRVPQRVRLNNVILEVTYERTSAPSLADGVINESGDTRGSSRLPAGGLVIATGPDEFVFAGIGAKVTFHSETPGEIVGILECETGRYDDNGEWTNLSWLNGDQTHQGRHLRLEPGRIDIQRIKLYRYR; encoded by the coding sequence GTGGCTCACCTCAAAATAATCCCCTTCTGCCTCGCCCTGCTCGCTCCGTTGGCCTTGACCGCTGCGGAAACGCCTCACCTCGCCGCGCAGGGCGACGCCACCCAGCTCATCGTCGACGGTCAGCCGTTCATCATGCGCGGCGGCGAACTCGGCAATTCCGTCGCCGGCGGTCTGGATCCGCTTTCCGCAACGTGGGACAAACTCGTTGATCTCAACCTCAACACCGTCGTCGCCCCCGTTTACTGGGATCGCAGCGAACCGCAGGAAGGCGTCTTCGACTGGACCCTGATGGACGGTCTCATCGCGCAGGCCCGCGAGCACGACATGCGACTCGTGCTACTCTGGTTCGGCGCGTGGAAAAACAGCATGTCCTGCTACGCCCCCAATTGGGTGAAGCTCGATACCGAACGTTTTCCACGCTCCCGCGACCGCGAGGGTCGAGCCGTCGAAATCCTCTCCCCCTTCAGCGCCAACGTGCTCGCCGCCGACCGCGCCGCCTATGTGGCCTTCATGCGTCACCTGCGCGAGATCGATAGCGATCATCACACCGTCATCATGGTGCAGATCGAAAACGAAATCGGCATGATTCCCTCCGCCCGCGACCACGCGGCTCTCGCCCAGGCCGCGTGGAACGCTCCCGTGCCCGCCGCCCTCACCACTTCCCTCGCCGCTCAGGAAAAAGCCGGCCTGCTCGTTCCCGAGTTCGCCCAACTCTGGTCCACCCACGGCCGCCGCATGAGCGGCAGCTGGACCGAGGTCTTCGGCCCCGAACCGGCGAGCGCCGAAATTTTCATGGCCTGGGCCTTCGCCGCTTATACGCAGGAACTCGCCACCGCCGGGCGCGCCGAAATCGACCTGCCCGTCTTGGTCAACGCCGCCCTCATTCGCACGTTGTATGAACCAGGCCAATACCCCAGCGCCGGTCCGCTGCCCCATCTCATCAACGTCTGGCGCGCCGCCGCGCCCGCCATCGATATCTACTCTCCCGACATCTACTTCCCCGAGTTCGCCCACTGGACCGGGCTCTATCACCGCGTGGGCAACCCACTGCTCGTGCCCGAGGCCCTGCGTAATACCGACGCCTCCGTCAACGCGCTCTACGCCGTCGGTCAGCACGATGGTCTGGGGTTTTCTCCCTTCGGCATCGAGTCGATCAGCGGCCACGCCCAACGCCTCCTCCGCGACAGCTACGACGCCATTCGCCAACTCACGCCCTTGCTCACCGCCCACCAGGGTCGGGGCACCATGCGCGGGCTGCTGCCTCCCACCCCCGCCGAGCAACGCGTGCCGCAGCGCGTGCGCCTCAACAACGTGATCCTCGAAGTCACCTACGAGCGCACTTCGGCCCCCTCCCTCGCCGACGGCGTCATCAACGAATCCGGCGACACGCGCGGCAGCTCCCGCCTGCCCGCCGGCGGACTCGTCATCGCCACCGGTCCCGACGAGTTCGTCTTCGCCGGCATCGGAGCCAAGGTCACCTTTCACTCCGAAACACCCGGCGAAATCGTGGGCATTCTCGAATGCGAAACCGGTCGATACGACGACAACGGCGAGTGGACCAACCTCAGTTGGCTCAACGGCGATCAAACCCACCAAGGCCGCCACCTCCGCCTCGAACCGGGTCGCATCGATATCCAGCGCATCAAGCTCTACCGCTACCGCTAA